From Brassica oleracea var. oleracea cultivar TO1000 chromosome C3, BOL, whole genome shotgun sequence, a single genomic window includes:
- the LOC106330438 gene encoding F-box protein At1g49360-like, whose protein sequence is MGGYSCKTGLHMSGFSSSILSPESAVSRRKVKISTWHPGASTTWVKEDFPNPFPCDLLDAINVVYTRDDGLFYMSLGIALGVFDPSERTWNLVPLLQPIPRFERRTMRWITEYKGEIFLVDASSVKPVVYRLNWSKSVWEKKETLDGCSIFVSDGSCVMTCGSMSNILYFWNTDIRQASQSHQYSISSMEDVNLNDGESPVFTFEEKTLHEKPT, encoded by the exons ATGGGTGGTTACTCATGTAAGACAGGGCTTCACATGTCAGGCTTTTCTTCTTCAATCCTTTCACCCGAGAGCGC TGTCTCACGTCGGAAAGTCAAAATCAGCACTTGGCATCCTGGTGCCTCTACTACATGGGTAAAAGAGGACTTCCCAAACCCGTTTCCTTGTGACCTTTTGGATGCAATAAACGTCGTATACACAAGGGATGATGGTCTCTTCTACATGTCATTGGGGATTGCGCTAGGGGTATTTGATCCGTCTGAACGTACTTGGAATCTTGTCCCTTTGCTGCAACCGATCCCAAGATTCGAGAGGCGCACGATGAGGTGGATTACTGAATACAAAGGAGAGATATTTCTTGTAGATGCATCGTCTGTGAAGCCGGTGGTGTACAGGCTTAACTGGTCCAAGTCGGTTTGGGAAAAGAAAGAAACATTGGATGGTTGCTCAATTTTTGTGAGCGATGGGTCATGCGTGATGACTTGTGGGTCAATGAGTAACATTTTGTATTTCTGGAACACTGATATCCGTCAGGCGTCCCAATCTCACCAA TACTCAATTTCCTCTATGGAGGATGTGAATCTCAACGACGGAGAGTCACCGGTGTTTACCTTTGAAGAGAAAACACTCCATGAGAAACCGACCTAG